A stretch of the Thermus thermophilus genome encodes the following:
- a CDS encoding MFS transporter: MRLAVLFSGVALYSALYAVVPLLPLLERLFGAPPGAAGPGMGLPLLLLVLLSPLTPRLPLPPGVLLGGGLLLVGTGGVLGALSPSLFLWTLARLLQGAGAALVPALAIALLPLLYPRRAWEVAGLYMAGNVLGGGLGRVLAGVLAEGLGVREALLLLSLPALALGLLLLGLPRGKTPPLGPARYDLRAIPLYAVGAVLLFLNLFLANLLPYRLLDLGYRPAEVGLVYLAYLFGLPGSALSGFLAARLGPRRTFRLAFLGVLVALGLLLLPPPFLVGGFVLLMAFLFTAQSLASGAAGQRGPGVSGTYVAGFYLGGTLAGLAYPLFLHSFPLAVGLGAALALLALLLAPVEAK; encoded by the coding sequence GTGCGGCTCGCCGTGCTCTTCTCGGGCGTGGCCCTCTACAGCGCCCTCTACGCGGTGGTCCCCCTCCTCCCCCTCCTGGAAAGGCTCTTCGGGGCCCCCCCAGGGGCCGCGGGGCCGGGGATGGGGCTTCCCCTCCTCCTCCTCGTCCTCCTCTCCCCCCTGACCCCAAGGCTCCCCCTCCCTCCCGGGGTCCTCCTGGGCGGGGGCCTCCTTTTGGTGGGGACGGGCGGGGTCCTGGGGGCCTTGAGCCCGAGCCTCTTCCTCTGGACCCTGGCCCGGCTCCTCCAGGGGGCGGGGGCGGCCCTCGTCCCCGCCCTGGCCATCGCCCTTCTCCCCCTCCTCTACCCCAGGCGGGCCTGGGAGGTGGCGGGCCTCTACATGGCGGGCAACGTCCTTGGGGGCGGCCTCGGCCGGGTCCTCGCCGGGGTGCTGGCCGAGGGCCTGGGGGTGCGGGAGGCCCTCCTTCTCCTCTCCCTCCCCGCCCTGGCCCTGGGCCTCCTCCTCCTCGGCCTGCCCCGGGGAAAGACGCCCCCCTTAGGGCCCGCCCGCTACGACCTCCGGGCCATTCCCCTGTACGCGGTGGGCGCCGTCCTCCTCTTCCTCAACCTCTTCCTGGCGAACCTCCTCCCCTACCGGCTTTTAGACCTGGGCTACCGCCCGGCAGAGGTGGGGCTCGTGTACCTGGCCTACCTCTTTGGCCTCCCGGGGAGCGCCCTCTCGGGCTTCCTCGCCGCAAGGCTCGGCCCCCGGCGCACCTTCCGCCTGGCCTTCCTCGGCGTCCTCGTGGCCCTAGGCCTCCTCCTCCTTCCCCCGCCCTTCCTGGTGGGGGGCTTCGTCCTCCTCATGGCTTTCCTCTTCACGGCCCAAAGCCTGGCCTCGGGAGCCGCGGGGCAGAGGGGGCCGGGGGTGAGCGGGACCTACGTGGCGGGCTTCTACCTGGGGGGCACCCTGGCGGGCCTCGCCTACCCCCTCTTCCTCCACAGCTTCCCCCTGGCGGTGGGGCTTGGGGCCGCCCTCGCCCTCCTCGCCCTCCTCCTTGCCCCCGTGGAGGCGAAGTAG
- a CDS encoding FAD-binding oxidoreductase, which produces MEVHAADQYLVAPGEAGLLEVHARLAGTGLFPPFPPVELPGGVGGLVARGGFAQTFFFPAEVLGLTFRTPKGRRVRAGGVVVKNVQGYDLVRLFVGSFGLLGQAEEVVLRLRPGRAQAFLRRPFSGSFPRLFPTPRFLFALEDEEGPWLYAYHFGHPKEVERFREAFGGEEARPLDLRPRFPRGLGLGEGPLRDLRFRYQDGGAPPPPPPAFLRLARVL; this is translated from the coding sequence ATGGAGGTCCACGCCGCCGACCAGTACCTGGTGGCGCCGGGGGAGGCGGGCCTTTTGGAGGTCCACGCCCGCCTTGCCGGAACGGGGCTTTTCCCCCCCTTTCCCCCCGTGGAGCTCCCGGGCGGGGTCGGGGGGCTCGTGGCCCGGGGCGGCTTCGCCCAGACCTTCTTCTTCCCCGCAGAGGTCCTGGGCCTCACCTTCCGCACCCCCAAGGGGCGCCGCGTCCGGGCGGGGGGGGTGGTGGTGAAGAACGTCCAGGGCTACGACCTGGTCCGGCTTTTCGTGGGGAGCTTCGGCCTTCTGGGCCAGGCGGAGGAGGTGGTGCTGCGCCTGCGCCCTGGGCGGGCCCAGGCCTTCCTGCGGCGGCCCTTTTCCGGGAGCTTCCCCCGCCTCTTTCCCACCCCCCGGTTCCTCTTCGCCCTCGAGGACGAGGAAGGCCCGTGGCTCTACGCCTACCACTTCGGCCACCCCAAGGAGGTGGAGAGGTTCCGGGAGGCCTTCGGGGGGGAGGAGGCCCGGCCTTTGGACCTGAGGCCCCGCTTCCCCCGCGGCCTGGGCCTGGGGGAGGGGCCCCTTCGGGACCTGCGCTTCCGCTACCAGGACGGCGGCGCCCCCCCTCCCCCGCCCCCGGCCTTCCTGCGCCTCGCCCGGGTGCTGTAG
- a CDS encoding asparaginase encodes MSAEVLVYRGSLVENRHRVSLALWGPEGLVAYGGDPGRMAYLRSSAKPFQALALYLTGAVERFGLTEEEVALATASHDGTPRHVEVAARFLGKLGLGPEHLVCGVHPPFSREARAALEAQGLAPTPLHHNCSGKHAGMLAAALALGAPTEGYHLPDHPVQRLNLATLEALSGARPGLATDGCSVPTFALPLARAARAFFLLADPGRAPEAYRTPLLRVREAMRRHPDLVAGPGSVDTLLMERLPVVAKRGADGYYGLALLEGPRGPLGVALKVEDGATLAREVAVVALLRALGLDPGKTPWDRPPVRNHRGLEVGHLEARLALVWV; translated from the coding sequence GTGAGCGCCGAGGTCCTCGTTTACCGCGGCTCCTTGGTGGAAAACCGGCACCGCGTTTCCCTGGCCCTCTGGGGCCCGGAGGGGCTTGTGGCCTACGGGGGCGACCCCGGGCGGATGGCCTACCTGCGCTCCTCCGCCAAGCCCTTCCAGGCCTTGGCCCTTTACCTCACGGGGGCGGTGGAGCGCTTTGGCCTCACGGAGGAGGAGGTGGCCTTGGCCACGGCGAGCCACGACGGGACGCCCCGGCACGTGGAGGTGGCGGCCCGCTTCCTGGGGAAGCTCGGGCTTGGGCCGGAGCACCTGGTCTGCGGGGTCCACCCCCCCTTCTCCCGGGAGGCGCGGGCGGCCCTCGAGGCCCAGGGCCTTGCCCCCACCCCCCTGCACCACAACTGCTCGGGGAAGCACGCCGGGATGCTGGCCGCGGCCCTGGCCCTGGGGGCGCCCACGGAGGGGTACCACCTGCCGGACCACCCCGTCCAGCGCCTCAACCTGGCCACCCTGGAGGCCCTCTCCGGGGCCCGGCCCGGGCTCGCCACCGACGGGTGCAGCGTCCCCACCTTCGCCCTCCCCCTGGCCCGGGCCGCCCGGGCCTTCTTCCTCCTGGCGGACCCCGGCCGCGCGCCCGAGGCTTACCGGACGCCCCTCCTCCGGGTGCGGGAGGCCATGCGCCGCCACCCTGACCTGGTGGCGGGGCCGGGGAGCGTGGACACCCTCCTCATGGAGCGGCTCCCCGTGGTGGCCAAACGGGGCGCGGACGGGTACTACGGCCTCGCCCTTCTGGAGGGCCCCCGGGGGCCTTTGGGCGTGGCCTTGAAGGTGGAGGACGGGGCCACCCTGGCCCGGGAGGTGGCGGTGGTGGCCCTCCTCCGGGCCTTGGGCCTGGATCCGGGAAAGACCCCTTGGGACCGCCCCCCCGTGCGCAACCACCGGGGCCTCGAGGTGGGCCACCTGGAGGCCCGGCTTGCCCTGGTCTGGGTCTGA
- a CDS encoding DUF309 domain-containing protein gives MVPDWEEVLSLWRAGRYYEVHEVLEPYWLKARGVERRLLQGVILLAAALHQRRLGRPGLRNLRKAEARLEGLPCPLMGLDWRSLLREARRRLGA, from the coding sequence GTGGTGCCCGACTGGGAGGAGGTCCTTAGCCTGTGGCGGGCGGGGCGGTATTACGAGGTGCACGAGGTCCTGGAGCCCTACTGGCTTAAGGCAAGGGGGGTGGAGCGCCGCCTCCTCCAGGGGGTGATCCTTTTGGCGGCGGCCCTCCACCAGAGGCGCTTGGGCCGGCCGGGCCTGCGCAACCTGAGGAAGGCGGAGGCCCGGCTGGAAGGGCTTCCCTGCCCCCTCATGGGCCTGGACTGGCGCTCGCTTTTGCGGGAGGCCCGGCGTAGACTCGGGGCGTGA
- a CDS encoding substrate-binding domain-containing protein has product MRLLALLVLLGPALALRLATTTSVYDSGLLDRLLGAFLRETGIRVQVLAVGTGQALRLAERKDVDAVLVHAPSLEREALARGSTAEPFCLAQNAFLLAGPEADPARVREAGSVLEALRRIAAQKAPFVSRGDRSGTHLKERELWEKAGLKPQGPWYLESGAGMGQTLVLAAEKGAYTLTDLATFLNVGKRRGLKPLYAREDPLLLNQYAFHLVPGSPGKSEAQRLRAFLASEEAARIVAGLRVEGTPLFTPLRGRCLFPLRP; this is encoded by the coding sequence ATGCGCCTCCTCGCCCTCCTCGTCCTCCTGGGGCCGGCCTTGGCCCTGCGGCTCGCCACCACCACCAGCGTCTACGACTCGGGGCTTCTGGACCGGCTCCTAGGGGCCTTCCTCCGGGAAACGGGGATCCGGGTCCAGGTGCTGGCGGTGGGCACGGGCCAGGCCCTGAGGCTTGCGGAGCGGAAGGACGTGGACGCCGTCTTGGTCCACGCCCCCTCCCTGGAGCGGGAGGCCCTGGCCCGGGGGAGCACCGCCGAGCCCTTCTGCCTGGCCCAAAACGCCTTCCTCCTCGCGGGGCCCGAGGCGGACCCGGCCCGGGTGCGGGAGGCGGGGAGCGTCCTGGAGGCCCTGCGGCGCATCGCGGCCCAAAAGGCCCCCTTCGTCTCCCGCGGGGACCGCTCGGGCACCCACCTCAAGGAGCGGGAGCTCTGGGAAAAGGCGGGCTTGAAGCCCCAGGGCCCCTGGTACCTGGAAAGCGGCGCGGGCATGGGCCAGACCCTGGTCCTGGCGGCGGAGAAGGGGGCCTACACCCTCACCGACCTCGCCACCTTCCTCAACGTGGGGAAGAGGCGGGGCCTGAAGCCCCTCTACGCCCGGGAGGACCCCCTCCTCCTCAACCAGTACGCCTTCCACCTGGTCCCGGGAAGCCCCGGGAAAAGCGAGGCCCAAAGGCTTAGGGCCTTCCTCGCCTCGGAGGAGGCCGCCCGGATCGTGGCGGGCCTCCGGGTGGAGGGCACCCCCCTCTTCACCCCTCTTCGGGGCCGGTGCCTCTTCCCCTTGCGCCCCTAG
- a CDS encoding ABC transporter permease gives MPPAEVLEIALRSLAVAGGATLLAALFGVPLGLWLALRGGGGVWGRVLLYSGLALPSVVVGLLFYLLLSRSGPLGFLNLLYTPWAMVLAEATLAFPLIAAFVLSGARGRVEEVRLLVRSLGGKERHVLPTLLAESRRTLAAALAAGFGGAISEVGAATLVGGDIRHHTRVLTTAIVVETRMGELHAALALGAVLLGIALLVTAFLVILERE, from the coding sequence ATGCCCCCCGCCGAGGTCCTGGAGATCGCCCTGAGAAGCCTCGCCGTGGCCGGGGGGGCGACCCTCCTCGCCGCCCTCTTCGGGGTGCCCCTCGGCCTCTGGCTCGCCCTAAGGGGGGGCGGAGGGGTCTGGGGTAGGGTCCTCCTCTACTCCGGGCTCGCCCTGCCCTCGGTGGTGGTGGGCCTCCTCTTCTACCTCCTCCTCTCCCGCTCCGGGCCTCTCGGCTTCCTCAACCTCCTCTACACCCCTTGGGCCATGGTGCTGGCGGAGGCGACCCTGGCCTTCCCCCTGATCGCCGCCTTCGTCCTCTCGGGGGCCCGGGGCCGGGTGGAGGAGGTCCGCCTTCTGGTGCGGAGCCTAGGGGGGAAGGAGCGCCACGTCCTCCCCACCCTCCTCGCGGAAAGCCGCCGCACCCTGGCGGCCGCCTTAGCCGCGGGCTTCGGCGGGGCCATCAGCGAGGTGGGGGCGGCCACCCTGGTGGGGGGGGACATCCGCCACCACACCCGCGTCCTCACCACCGCCATCGTGGTGGAGACCCGCATGGGGGAGCTGCACGCGGCCCTGGCCCTGGGGGCGGTCCTCCTCGGCATCGCCCTCTTGGTCACCGCCTTCCTGGTTATCCTGGAGCGGGAGTGA
- a CDS encoding ATP-binding cassette domain-containing protein, translating into MILQAEDLTLAFPGFRLRVPRLALAPGEVLVVLGPSGSGKTTLLRLLAGLLPPEGGRVTGGLRVYLPQTPPLLHRSVLDNAAFGLLLHGVPREEARRRAQARLKEVGLEALAHRPARRLSAGEAARLALARALAVEPEVLLLDEPTANLDPANALRVEALLRRAAEEGRGVVLATHNLFQARRLGHRLLFLHRGEAVEEGPVAEVFAAPKDPRTQAFLRGEMVF; encoded by the coding sequence GTGATCCTCCAGGCGGAGGACCTGACCCTGGCCTTCCCCGGCTTCCGGCTCCGGGTGCCGCGCCTCGCCCTGGCTCCGGGGGAGGTGCTCGTGGTCCTCGGCCCCTCGGGGAGCGGCAAGACCACCCTCCTCCGCCTCCTCGCGGGCCTTCTCCCCCCGGAGGGGGGGCGCGTGACGGGGGGGCTTAGGGTCTACCTGCCCCAGACCCCGCCCCTCCTCCACCGGAGCGTCCTGGATAACGCCGCCTTCGGCCTCCTCCTCCACGGCGTCCCCCGGGAGGAGGCGCGCAGGCGGGCCCAAGCCCGGCTCAAGGAGGTGGGCCTCGAGGCCCTCGCCCACCGGCCGGCCCGCCGCCTCTCCGCCGGGGAGGCGGCCCGCCTCGCCCTGGCCCGGGCCCTGGCGGTGGAGCCCGAGGTCCTCCTCCTGGACGAGCCCACCGCCAACCTGGACCCGGCAAACGCCCTCCGGGTGGAGGCCCTCCTGCGCCGGGCCGCGGAGGAGGGCCGGGGCGTGGTCCTCGCCACCCACAACCTCTTCCAGGCCCGGCGCCTGGGCCACCGCCTCCTCTTCCTGCACCGGGGAGAGGCGGTGGAGGAAGGCCCCGTGGCCGAGGTCTTCGCCGCCCCCAAGGACCCGAGAACCCAGGCCTTCCTCCGGGGGGAGATGGTCTTCTGA
- a CDS encoding VanW family protein, producing MRPFVLLFLLGLALGQSAPLEAVLVLRENVLEEGRLVAYTGTQRYPVASEAELLRLLDRLARPPRPPRFIYQDGRWRGVEKKGLAFDREEALKAFREARAQGRKRFLLPVRYTPPSPSLEDLYALGVREHLATAETGFWGSSPERVHNIRLAASRLDGLLVPPGPFSFNRALGPIALETGFKEAYVIVGDRTETGVGGGVCQVSTTLFRAFFFAGLPILERHAHSYQVAYYKPPGLDAAVIQPYKDLKVLNDTPGALWIQASVQEGRLRFHLFGTKDRAVAWEGPFITDRKPPLPPREIPDPTLPPGARKQVDFAAEGAKVVVRRRVRYGDGRVREDQVVSVYRPWGAVYLVGPSPAPEAPPAPPEEAGAAP from the coding sequence ATGCGCCCCTTTGTTCTCCTCTTCCTTCTCGGCCTCGCCCTGGGGCAGAGCGCGCCCCTGGAAGCGGTCCTCGTCCTGCGGGAGAACGTCCTCGAGGAGGGGCGGCTCGTGGCCTACACCGGCACCCAGCGCTACCCCGTGGCCTCGGAGGCGGAGCTCCTCCGCCTCCTGGACCGGCTCGCCCGGCCGCCCCGCCCCCCCCGGTTCATCTATCAGGACGGGCGGTGGCGGGGGGTGGAGAAGAAGGGCCTCGCCTTTGACCGGGAAGAGGCCTTAAAGGCCTTCCGCGAGGCCAGAGCGCAGGGAAGAAAGCGCTTCCTCCTCCCGGTGCGCTACACGCCCCCTTCCCCGAGCCTCGAGGACCTCTACGCCCTCGGGGTGCGGGAGCACCTGGCCACGGCGGAGACGGGCTTTTGGGGCTCGAGCCCCGAGCGGGTGCACAACATCCGCCTGGCGGCGAGCCGCTTGGACGGCCTCCTCGTCCCCCCGGGCCCCTTCTCCTTCAACCGGGCCCTGGGGCCCATCGCCCTCGAGACCGGGTTCAAGGAGGCCTACGTCATCGTGGGGGACCGGACGGAAACCGGCGTGGGGGGCGGGGTGTGCCAGGTCTCCACCACCCTCTTCCGGGCCTTCTTCTTCGCCGGCCTTCCCATCCTGGAACGCCACGCCCACAGCTACCAGGTGGCCTACTACAAACCCCCTGGGCTGGACGCCGCCGTGATCCAGCCCTACAAGGACCTCAAGGTCCTGAACGACACCCCCGGGGCCCTCTGGATCCAGGCCTCGGTGCAGGAAGGCCGCCTCCGCTTCCACCTCTTCGGCACCAAGGACCGGGCGGTGGCCTGGGAGGGCCCCTTCATCACGGACCGCAAGCCCCCCCTCCCCCCTCGGGAGATCCCCGACCCCACCCTTCCCCCGGGGGCGCGCAAGCAGGTGGACTTCGCCGCCGAAGGGGCCAAGGTGGTGGTCCGCCGCCGCGTGCGCTACGGGGACGGGCGCGTCCGGGAGGACCAGGTGGTGAGCGTCTACCGCCCCTGGGGGGCGGTCTACCTGGTGGGGCCTAGCCCAGCTCCAGAAGCACCGCCCGCTCCACCGGAAGAAGCCGGTGCGGCTCCGTGA